The proteins below are encoded in one region of Silene latifolia isolate original U9 population chromosome 2, ASM4854445v1, whole genome shotgun sequence:
- the LOC141643913 gene encoding nudix hydrolase 25: MEGLPSGYRPNVGICLINDDNQIFVASRLNVPGAWQMPQGGIEEGEDPKSAAIRELREETGIVSVEILSEASKWLTYDFPPAVKAKVNRLWGGEWHGQAQKWFLVRFKADDREINLATGEAEVEFSEWKWATPEEVIDQAVDYKRPVYEEVMRAFKPHLDNNSRTAKCLSAKW, encoded by the exons ATGGAAGGTCTCCCTTCTGGGTATCGTCCTAACGTAGGAATTTGTCTGATTAATGATGATAATCAG ATTTTTGTGGCTTCAAGGTTGAATGTCCCTGGAGCATGGCAGATGCCTCAG GGAGGCATTGAAGAAGGCGAAGATCCTAAGTCTGCAGCCATCAGGGAATTGCGAGAAGAAACTGGAATCGTGTCTGTTGAAATCCTTTCCGAG GCTTCAAAGTGGTTGACTTATGACTTCCCTCCGGCTGTGAAGGCAAAGGTCAATCGTCTCTGGGGTGGTGAATGGCATGGCCAAGCTCAGAAATG GTTCCTCGTGCGATTTAAAGCAGATGACCGCGAGATCAATTTGGCAACCGGGGAAGCGGAAGTAGAATTTTCAGAGTGGAAATGGGCAACACCTGAGGAGGTCATTGATCAG GCGGTGGACTATAAGAGGCCTGTTTATGAGGAAGTAATGCGAGCCTTCAAACCCCATCTCGACAACAATTCCCGAACTGCAAAATGCTTGTCAGCCAAATGGTGA